From the genome of Blautia pseudococcoides, one region includes:
- a CDS encoding cytidylate kinase family protein, with translation MAKGGLPELLNYKQKGKDMNEFIKVPMSEKLAYCFGDPALTLMYTMTTTLLIYFYTNVVGISAGAVGMIMLLSRVFDGFSDVLMGTIIDRTHSKYGKARIWILRLAIPYALAAVLLFTMPPMGDMGKIIYAFVTYNIMNTVVYTAISQPFHALGSLMSRDRRERDVICNIRMVLSITASMIITAFTLPLINQVAKLIDNQQMAWILVTAAYAIVSVFVLINTYCTCTERVQAADTNKKEKVNTPFWTAFKVTVTNRYFLIALGLMIFYTAYQIIIGTDLTYYCQYVLNDVDLVMPLSAAEKIATIIGIAMLPKLLPKYGKRNLICAGCILGIAGQLLFLMNITSVPLGVVTCIMRGFGIAPFYGVQYSLPSDAIEYGHWKTGVRVEGLMFSSMSMGQKAGSGFTSAIMGAILSMAAFDGLKATAAEQTTSAISAIKTFYLYVPIAIWVIMFIIAACYKLDKMYDKMMRELISREGKGEPEEIPVAAHSENKINVAIGRVYGSSGRKIAEEIAKELNCRVYDRQIICLLAEKMGMETSNLEEVQKYLDNYNYGDKEPTFSPYAYPQAGVADDMSAVKMFEEQSQIIRGLAQKAPGVFLGRCANFILGGQEHTYSFFLYADDEYREKEGREYYGGMSLAELKEKDEMRNSYYQKFTGMRRDDPKHYDMVVNVSKTGVEGAVSMILDYIRNKEENRQGGN, from the coding sequence ATGGCAAAGGGAGGACTTCCCGAACTGCTGAATTATAAGCAGAAGGGAAAAGATATGAATGAATTCATCAAAGTCCCCATGTCGGAAAAGCTGGCATATTGTTTCGGCGACCCGGCTCTGACTTTGATGTACACAATGACAACAACACTGCTGATATATTTCTACACAAACGTGGTAGGTATATCTGCAGGCGCAGTGGGTATGATCATGCTGCTCTCCAGGGTATTTGACGGATTTTCCGATGTACTCATGGGAACCATTATCGACAGGACCCACTCTAAATACGGAAAAGCCAGGATCTGGATTCTCCGTCTGGCAATACCTTACGCATTGGCAGCGGTCCTGCTGTTTACTATGCCCCCCATGGGAGATATGGGAAAGATCATATATGCTTTTGTAACTTATAACATTATGAACACAGTGGTATATACCGCGATCAGCCAGCCTTTCCATGCCCTCGGTTCGCTTATGAGCCGTGACAGGAGAGAGAGGGACGTGATCTGCAACATCCGTATGGTACTTTCTATCACGGCGAGTATGATCATTACAGCGTTTACCCTGCCCCTTATCAATCAAGTGGCAAAACTGATCGACAACCAGCAGATGGCCTGGATCCTTGTGACTGCGGCATATGCCATTGTATCCGTATTCGTTTTGATCAATACATACTGTACCTGTACGGAGCGTGTGCAGGCAGCGGACACAAACAAGAAGGAAAAAGTCAACACCCCCTTCTGGACTGCTTTCAAAGTGACAGTGACAAACAGGTATTTCCTCATTGCCCTTGGCCTGATGATATTCTACACAGCGTATCAGATCATTATCGGAACAGACCTGACGTATTACTGCCAGTATGTGTTAAATGATGTGGATCTGGTCATGCCGCTGTCCGCAGCAGAGAAGATTGCCACTATCATCGGTATTGCAATGCTTCCCAAACTGCTTCCAAAATACGGTAAGAGAAATCTGATCTGCGCCGGGTGTATCCTGGGTATTGCAGGACAGCTGCTCTTCCTTATGAACATCACAAGCGTTCCTCTGGGTGTTGTTACCTGTATTATGAGAGGGTTTGGTATTGCTCCGTTCTACGGCGTACAGTATTCACTGCCAAGTGATGCCATTGAGTATGGCCACTGGAAAACAGGCGTCCGTGTGGAAGGACTGATGTTCTCCTCCATGAGTATGGGACAGAAAGCCGGTTCCGGTTTCACATCCGCTATTATGGGTGCCATCCTTTCCATGGCAGCATTTGATGGACTGAAAGCCACTGCAGCAGAGCAGACAACATCTGCGATCTCTGCGATCAAGACTTTCTATCTGTATGTGCCTATTGCGATCTGGGTGATCATGTTTATCATTGCAGCATGTTATAAGCTGGATAAAATGTATGACAAAATGATGCGTGAACTGATTTCCAGGGAAGGCAAAGGGGAGCCGGAGGAGATTCCTGTGGCAGCCCACTCTGAAAATAAGATCAATGTGGCGATCGGACGTGTCTATGGCAGCAGCGGAAGAAAAATTGCAGAGGAAATTGCAAAAGAATTGAACTGCCGGGTCTATGACCGCCAGATTATCTGTCTGCTGGCGGAGAAGATGGGAATGGAGACTTCCAATCTGGAGGAAGTGCAGAAATATCTGGATAATTACAATTATGGGGACAAAGAGCCTACCTTCTCACCGTATGCCTACCCCCAGGCCGGTGTGGCGGATGATATGAGTGCTGTCAAGATGTTTGAGGAACAGAGCCAGATCATCAGAGGCCTTGCACAGAAAGCACCGGGTGTATTCTTGGGGAGATGCGCGAACTTTATTCTGGGCGGACAGGAGCACACATACTCCTTCTTCCTCTACGCGGACGATGAATACAGGGAAAAAGAAGGCAGAGAATATTACGGCGGCATGTCTCTGGCAGAATTGAAGGAAAAAGATGAGATGAGAAACAGCTATTACCAGAAATTTACCGGAATGAGGCGTGATGATCCGAAACATTACGATATGGTGGTCAACGTGTCCAAGACCGGTGTGGAAGGTGCAGTTTCCATGATTCTGGATTATATCAGAAACAAAGAAGAGAACAGACAGGGAGGAAATTAA
- the iolE gene encoding myo-inosose-2 dehydratase encodes MLDKSKVRLGIAPIAWTNDDMPDLGKENTFEQCVSEMALAGFTGSEVGGKYPADTKVLKKALDLRGIQICNQWFSSFLISKPFEETEKEFIKAADFLKEMGAKVIGVSEQSYSIQGKMEQPVWEGKYVMNDEEWKLLAEGLNKLGKIAKDKGMTLTFHHHMGTVVQTEEEIGRFMETVDPELVFLLFDSGHLSFAGIDPEKVLKKYVNRVKHVHLKDIRKEMVEKSGNERWSFLKGVREGVFTVPGDGDVDFAPIFRILEDAGYEGWVVVEAEQDPAKANPLEYAKKARAYIAEKTGL; translated from the coding sequence ATGTTGGATAAGAGCAAAGTCAGGCTGGGCATAGCTCCCATTGCATGGACCAATGACGATATGCCGGATCTGGGCAAAGAAAATACATTTGAGCAGTGCGTAAGCGAGATGGCGCTGGCCGGATTTACCGGCTCCGAAGTGGGCGGCAAATACCCTGCAGATACAAAAGTGCTTAAGAAAGCACTGGATTTGAGAGGAATCCAGATTTGCAACCAGTGGTTTTCTTCCTTTCTCATTTCCAAACCATTTGAGGAGACAGAGAAGGAGTTCATCAAGGCTGCGGATTTCCTGAAAGAGATGGGTGCAAAAGTGATCGGCGTATCGGAGCAGAGCTACAGCATCCAGGGAAAGATGGAGCAGCCTGTGTGGGAAGGCAAATACGTCATGAATGATGAGGAGTGGAAGCTTCTGGCAGAAGGTCTGAATAAGCTTGGAAAAATAGCAAAAGACAAGGGCATGACGCTGACATTCCACCACCACATGGGCACAGTCGTACAGACAGAGGAGGAGATCGGCCGTTTCATGGAAACGGTTGACCCGGAACTGGTATTTCTTCTCTTTGACAGCGGCCACCTGTCCTTTGCGGGCATTGATCCGGAAAAGGTTCTGAAAAAATATGTGAACCGGGTAAAACACGTACATTTAAAAGATATCCGCAAAGAGATGGTGGAGAAATCCGGGAATGAGAGATGGAGTTTCTTAAAAGGTGTCCGCGAAGGTGTGTTTACAGTTCCCGGTGACGGAGATGTGGATTTTGCTCCCATCTTCAGGATCCTTGAGGACGCAGGATATGAAGGCTGGGTTGTTGTGGAAGCAGAGCAGGACCCTGCAAAGGCCAATCCCCTGGAATATGCAAAAAAAGCAAGGGCTTATATCGCGGAAAAGACAGGTCTGTAA